The following is a genomic window from Chitinophaga caseinilytica.
AACCTACTTTCCCTGACGCTTACGGACAAATGGCCCTCACCTACCTTGCCATGAAACAATATTCCGATGCGGAACAGGCGTTTCTAAAACTGGGCGAACTGGACTCCTCCGGCCTGCGCTCCGTTTCACCTTCCTACGCCAAAGCCATGGCCGGGAACGGCAAATTCACCGAAGCCCTGGCCCTCCTCAACCGGTACGAAACCACCGCCAAAAACATATCCCCCCGCACCCGGCAACTGAAAAAGGACATGGAATTCGCCGTTACGACAAAACCCGTCCCCTTCAAACCACAAAACCTCGGCGAATCCGTGAACACCGCCGATCCGGAATACTTCCCCTCACCCACGATCGATGGAAAAACGCTCGTTTTCACCCGCCGTGTTGGCGGAAGGAACGAGGATTTCTTCATCGCTGGGCGCGACAGCCTCCAATGGACGCACGCACGCGACATGGGCGAACCCGTGAACACCGCGTTCAACGAAGGCGCACAAAACATTTCACAAGACGGCGAAATGCTCGTGTATACCGGCTGCGACTTCCCCACCGGCCGCGGCTCCTGCGACATCTACTTCTCCCTCCGCACGGAAGACGGAGGCTGGACGCAACCTAAAAACATCGGTCCCGCCATCAACACCGAAGCCTGGGAATCACAGCCCTGCCTTTCGCCCGATAAGCAAACGCTCTATTTCGTCCGTGCCACACCCGACGCAGGTTCCGATATCTTCGTCAGCACCCGCAATGCCGACGGACGTTGGGCGCCCGCCGAGCGCCTGGGGCCTCACATCAACACCAAAGGCCGCGAAACCACGCCTTACCTGCATGCCGATGGCCAAACGCTCTTCTTCGCGTCTGACGGGCATCCGGGATTCGGGGGCTAGACCTTTTCTACTGCCGGAAACAGGCCGACGGATCCTGGGGAACACCCGTTAACCTGGGCTATCCCATCAACACGATCGAAGAAGAAGGAAGCCTGACGGTCGCCGCCGATGGCCGCACCGCTTACTTTGCTTCCGACCGCAGCGACTCCCGCGGGGCGCTCGACATCTACAGCTTCGAACTGTATCCCGAGGCCCGTCCGCTCCCGACGCTTTATATTCGCGGATACGTATA
Proteins encoded in this region:
- a CDS encoding tetratricopeptide repeat protein, producing the protein MKKLLFCCCLVSMQAFAQQTDKATRKAMELLESSMTAMRSYQYPEAIRYLQEAIRAKPTFPDAYGQMALTYLAMKQYSDAEQAFLKLGELDSSGLRSVSPSYAKAMAGNGKFTEALALLNRYETTAKNISPRTRQLKKDMEFAVTTKPVPFKPQNLGESVNTADPEYFPSPTIDGKTLVFTRRVGGRNEDFFIAGRDSLQWTHARDMGEPVNTAFNEGAQNISQDGEMLVYTGCDFPTGRGSCDIYFSLRTEDGGWTQPKNIGPAINTEAWESQPCLSPDKQTLYFVRATPDAGSDIFVSTRNADGRWAPAERLGPHINTKGRETTPYLHADGQTLFFASDGHPGFGG